A DNA window from Bradyrhizobium barranii subsp. barranii contains the following coding sequences:
- a CDS encoding DUF6894 family protein: MVRYFFDIRDDTGLYADDEGLEFRTQREAEIEATQTLSGLARDLAGHEDRTDVAIEVRTDAGRVFQAALIFEPPTTKQ; this comes from the coding sequence ATGGTCCGGTACTTTTTCGATATCCGAGACGACACCGGCCTCTATGCCGACGATGAGGGACTGGAGTTTCGAACCCAGCGCGAAGCAGAGATCGAGGCGACGCAGACATTGAGCGGCCTTGCGCGCGACCTGGCGGGACACGAGGATCGAACAGACGTTGCGATCGAAGTCCGCACCGACGCCGGGCGGGTGTTCCAAGCCGCCCTCATCTTCGAGCCGCCGACAACGAAGCAATAG